Genomic segment of Paenibacillus polymyxa:
ATCAGCTTCATACCATCAACAGCAATATCATCCAGACGTCCTACGAACGGGCTGATAAAAGTAGCGCCAGCTTTGGCTGCCATCAAACCTTGAGCCGCGGAGAAAATCAGTGTTACATTCGTTTTGATTCCGTTCTTGGTCAGCTCGTTACAAGCGTACAAGCCGTCTTCGGTCATAGGAAGCTTGATAACCACGTTCGGTGCCCACTTGGCGATATCATAAGCTTCTTTGAGCATATCTTCAGCCTTCAGACCAATAACCTCAGCACTTACGGGACCTTCAACGATACTGCAAATCTCCTGAATGACTTCCTTGAACACTCGACCTTCTTTAGCGATCAGTGAAGGGTTCGTTGTTACACCATCAACCAGACCCAAACGTTCAATACG
This window contains:
- the fsa gene encoding fructose-6-phosphate aldolase, whose product is MKFFLDTGNIEEIKRIERLGLVDGVTTNPSLIAKEGRVFKEVIQEICSIVEGPVSAEVIGLKAEDMLKEAYDIAKWAPNVVIKLPMTEDGLYACNELTKNGIKTNVTLIFSAAQGLMAAKAGATFISPFVGRLDDIAVDGMKLIRELRQILDIHGLKSEIIAASIRNIKHVEDAALSGAHIATIPGSLLPSLWKHPLTDSGIERFLKDWETVPKA